A single region of the Candidatus Marinarcus aquaticus genome encodes:
- a CDS encoding response regulator transcription factor has protein sequence MKILLLEDEYSLRKSVKELLEDCSYAVYDFANGKEAYETILNSSFDLLILDVNVPELNGFELLEKLNKKGVIVPTIFMTSLTEIDNLERAYEGGCCDYIKKPFDLNELRLRVATALRTSVIQTGCTLVPLKCGYVYDSKNFKLIKNDDEVQLSKTEKMILELFIKNKNQVVTPEMITQYVWEDYVDPANVRVQINNLRKKLDKDLIVNIRGLGYRLDV, from the coding sequence ATGAAAATATTGCTTTTAGAAGATGAATACAGTCTGCGAAAATCAGTCAAAGAGCTCCTTGAAGATTGCAGTTACGCCGTCTATGATTTTGCCAATGGAAAAGAGGCGTATGAAACCATTTTAAACAGCAGTTTTGATCTGCTTATTTTAGATGTGAATGTCCCTGAACTCAATGGCTTTGAGCTGTTAGAAAAACTCAATAAAAAGGGAGTCATCGTTCCCACTATTTTTATGACGTCATTAACAGAGATTGATAATTTAGAGCGCGCGTATGAGGGTGGATGTTGTGATTATATTAAAAAACCGTTTGATTTAAATGAGTTGAGACTTCGTGTGGCAACGGCACTTCGAACTTCTGTTATACAGACAGGTTGTACACTTGTGCCATTAAAGTGTGGTTATGTTTATGACAGTAAAAATTTTAAACTCATCAAAAATGATGACGAAGTGCAATTGAGTAAAACAGAGAAGATGATTTTAGAGCTGTTCATTAAAAACAAAAATCAAGTGGTTACGCCAGAGATGATCACACAATATGTTTGGGAAGATTATGTGGATCCAGCCAATGTACGTGTACAAATCAATAATTTACGAAAAAAGCTTGATAAAGATTTGATTGTCAATATTCGTGGTTTAGGATACAGACTTGACGTTTAA
- a CDS encoding sensor histidine kinase has product MTFKINDKTFSLKYAVFYTAIVFGILFFPLFIYANYMFKLEEAKTEIALKKKGIQIINAMEKYDANNEEYFTFPRFKKFRSGIYDENFNPIFSLIDSRNIAYLSAGYNKIKSKRAFVYEFKTKRYFQARYLVVMTEFDNLTIIKNMVIVMMSIAVVTFVLSFIILKNFAKPFKQMNESLDGFIKDSMHEINTPLSIININIDMYNEKFGKNKYFSRIKSASKILSTIYNDMNYLIKEQTINSAPKKELDFSFFVRKSIDYFKDMAELKGIKIIPKIEDGLFIFFVPAKLQKIVDNTLSNAIKYGKEERDVVVMLHQRGNKVVLSIQDFGIGIKEPDKIFSRYYREDDTKGGFGIGLNIVNKIINDENIKVNVYSQLNVGSTFEYWFEPLQK; this is encoded by the coding sequence TTGACGTTTAAAATCAATGACAAAACTTTCTCTTTAAAGTATGCGGTATTTTATACGGCGATTGTATTTGGAATTCTCTTTTTCCCTTTGTTTATTTATGCCAATTATATGTTTAAACTTGAAGAAGCAAAAACTGAGATTGCATTAAAGAAAAAAGGGATTCAAATCATCAATGCCATGGAAAAGTATGATGCAAACAACGAAGAGTATTTTACTTTTCCACGTTTTAAAAAGTTTCGATCGGGTATTTATGATGAGAATTTTAATCCCATATTTTCACTTATAGATTCGCGTAATATTGCCTATTTAAGCGCAGGATACAATAAAATTAAAAGCAAACGAGCTTTTGTCTATGAGTTTAAAACCAAACGCTATTTTCAAGCACGATATTTGGTTGTTATGACAGAGTTTGATAATCTCACCATCATAAAAAACATGGTCATTGTTATGATGTCCATTGCTGTAGTGACGTTTGTGTTGTCATTTATTATTTTAAAAAATTTTGCAAAACCTTTTAAACAGATGAATGAGTCATTGGATGGCTTTATCAAAGATTCAATGCATGAGATTAATACACCGCTTTCTATTATAAATATTAATATTGATATGTACAATGAAAAATTTGGAAAAAACAAGTACTTCTCTCGTATAAAATCGGCTTCAAAAATACTCTCAACCATCTATAATGACATGAACTATTTAATCAAAGAACAAACAATTAACTCTGCTCCTAAAAAAGAGCTTGACTTCTCTTTTTTTGTGAGAAAATCGATTGATTATTTTAAAGATATGGCCGAGTTAAAAGGCATAAAAATCATCCCTAAAATAGAAGATGGTCTTTTTATTTTTTTTGTGCCAGCGAAGTTGCAAAAAATCGTGGACAACACCTTATCAAACGCGATTAAGTATGGAAAAGAGGAGAGAGATGTTGTTGTGATGTTGCATCAACGAGGCAATAAAGTAGTACTGAGTATTCAAGACTTTGGTATAGGCATTAAAGAACCTGATAAGATTTTTTCTCGTTATTACCGTGAAGATGATACCAAAGGAGGGTTTGGTATTGGTTTGAATATTGTCAATAAAATCATCAATGATGAAAACATCAAAGTCAATGTTTACTCTCAATTAAATGTCGGCAGTACTTTTGAATATTGGTTTGAACCGCTTCAAAAGTGA